A portion of the Nitrospira sp. genome contains these proteins:
- a CDS encoding OmpA family protein translates to MQKSPSPVTSGPIAPAISGPKKDHEVLLFSGLIVSLAVIIGGFWYYSSIEQTTATVPDRLTETEVSEALKNTTQPAAMPVSLPVTQTQGSLQTPSVPDIIHRDLFFEVGRKGLTDEARSIIQQQAVLLKNDGDLGVLVQGYTDRQGSAGYNLALGMKRAESVKTELMSAGVAEHQIKTVSLGKEGVLCIDNSDVCRQMNRRVHLEIRTIGQEHMVPPIVTTTPDSTEATQASADQNQSSDEQGSLGEMLIPSVDAAQPADPNTTSIESASGEPASGS, encoded by the coding sequence ATGCAGAAAAGTCCGTCACCAGTCACATCCGGCCCCATCGCGCCGGCCATTTCCGGACCTAAAAAGGATCACGAGGTACTCCTCTTCTCGGGGCTCATCGTGAGCCTGGCTGTCATCATCGGCGGGTTCTGGTACTACAGTTCGATCGAACAGACGACCGCCACCGTTCCCGATCGCTTGACCGAAACCGAGGTCAGCGAGGCGTTGAAGAATACGACGCAACCGGCGGCCATGCCTGTCTCGCTTCCTGTGACCCAGACTCAGGGATCTCTACAGACACCCTCCGTCCCGGACATCATCCACCGAGACCTCTTCTTCGAGGTGGGCCGTAAGGGATTGACCGACGAAGCCAGGTCGATCATCCAGCAACAGGCGGTCCTGCTCAAGAACGACGGCGACCTCGGCGTCCTCGTGCAGGGCTACACCGACCGGCAGGGATCGGCCGGCTACAACCTGGCGCTCGGCATGAAGCGGGCCGAATCGGTGAAAACTGAATTGATGAGCGCCGGCGTAGCGGAGCATCAAATCAAGACGGTGAGCCTGGGCAAAGAAGGCGTGCTCTGCATCGACAACAGCGATGTCTGCCGGCAGATGAACCGCCGCGTCCATCTGGAGATCCGGACGATCGGACAGGAACATATGGTCCCGCCGATCGTCACGACCACGCCCGACTCCACCGAGGCGACGCAAGCGTCGGCAGATCAGAACCAATCATCCGACGAGCAAGGGTCCCTGGGCGAGATGCTCATTCCTTCCGTCGACGCCGCACAACCGGCCGATCCAAACACCACGTCCATCGAATCGGCTTCCGGCGAACCGGCTTCGGGAAGCTGA
- a CDS encoding marine proteobacterial sortase target protein, whose protein sequence is MTHNALARTSTFRSTTRLLVTCLLTTLVLLFGGLPTPLACGETLSSPDAVPNLIGLKDVTQGSLLFKTAQSGRYLPAPILHTDVRITVTGTIVRARLKQEFVNPSRGKDDWAEGIYVFPLPETAAVDHMRMTVGERTIEGQIKERMEAKKVYEQSKREGRRASLVEQERPNIFTTSVANIAPGDRITVEIEYQETVRYDQGTYSIRFPMVVGPRYIPGTPVVIEDQSPGTGWSLDTDGVTDASRITPPVQHPVRGPINPVTLSIDLAPGFPPAQIDSPSHPILVVAEPDGRRQISLRTERVPADRDFVLRWKAAIDSTPIATAYTQHEGEASYALLMLTPPVGSDQSQSIQPRQPREAIFVIDTSGSMAGTSIDQAKAALLTALSRLTSQDRFNVIQFNSVTRVLFSEAQAVTVATVRKAVHYVERLHADGGTEILPALKTALKGTAPATHVRQVIFLTDGQVGNEDELFGVIQEQLGTSRLFTIGIGSAPNSHFMRKAAEFGRGTFTYVGSTNDVKAQMDNMLRKLERPVLTDVRVDGLDPADELFPPRIPDLYEGEPVVLALKSKRLPALLTVRGSTGTSQWTASLTLTDAPAREGLSIHWARRKIDSIMDRQRQGLEDPAIRQAAVDVALAHHLVSKYTSLVAVDHEPVRPTDKTLATHPMKVNLPDGQDYQAIFGLPRTATPGQMQILIGIALFALAWFIGRLWRQAG, encoded by the coding sequence ATGACGCACAACGCGCTCGCACGCACATCAACCTTCAGATCCACGACACGGCTATTGGTGACATGCCTGCTGACGACATTGGTGCTGCTGTTCGGAGGCCTCCCGACACCTCTCGCCTGCGGAGAAACACTAAGCTCTCCAGACGCTGTTCCAAACCTCATCGGTCTGAAGGACGTCACCCAAGGCAGCCTGCTCTTCAAGACGGCTCAATCGGGCCGTTACCTCCCCGCGCCCATTCTTCACACCGACGTCCGGATCACCGTCACCGGCACGATCGTCCGCGCAAGGCTCAAGCAGGAGTTCGTCAATCCAAGTCGAGGCAAAGACGACTGGGCCGAGGGTATCTATGTCTTCCCGTTGCCGGAGACCGCCGCAGTGGACCACATGCGCATGACGGTCGGAGAGCGCACGATCGAGGGACAGATCAAGGAACGAATGGAAGCCAAGAAGGTCTACGAACAGTCCAAACGGGAAGGCCGGCGGGCGAGCCTGGTCGAACAGGAACGACCGAACATCTTCACGACCTCCGTGGCGAACATCGCTCCTGGCGATCGGATCACGGTCGAGATCGAATATCAGGAGACGGTCCGGTACGATCAGGGCACCTACTCGATCCGCTTCCCGATGGTCGTCGGACCACGATATATCCCCGGCACCCCGGTGGTCATTGAGGATCAGTCGCCTGGAACCGGTTGGTCGCTCGATACGGATGGAGTGACGGATGCCTCTCGCATCACGCCGCCGGTGCAGCATCCGGTCCGCGGCCCGATCAATCCCGTCACCCTATCCATCGATTTGGCCCCCGGATTTCCTCCGGCTCAGATCGATTCTCCTTCCCACCCGATCCTCGTCGTGGCAGAGCCGGACGGGCGACGCCAGATCAGCTTGCGGACAGAACGAGTCCCAGCTGATCGTGATTTTGTGCTGAGGTGGAAAGCCGCCATAGACAGCACTCCGATCGCGACGGCCTACACCCAACATGAGGGCGAGGCATCGTACGCCCTCCTCATGCTCACGCCGCCGGTCGGATCGGACCAGTCGCAGTCCATTCAACCTCGCCAACCTCGCGAGGCAATTTTCGTGATCGATACGTCCGGTTCCATGGCCGGTACGTCCATCGACCAGGCCAAGGCCGCACTGCTGACGGCCTTGAGCCGACTGACGTCTCAGGACCGCTTCAACGTCATCCAATTCAACAGCGTCACCCGCGTCCTGTTCTCGGAGGCCCAGGCCGTCACCGTGGCAACGGTCCGCAAAGCCGTTCACTATGTCGAACGGCTCCATGCCGACGGAGGCACGGAGATTCTGCCGGCGCTGAAGACCGCCCTCAAGGGCACCGCGCCCGCCACCCATGTGCGTCAGGTCATCTTCCTCACCGACGGCCAAGTCGGCAATGAAGACGAACTCTTCGGCGTCATTCAGGAACAGCTCGGTACAAGCCGGCTGTTCACCATCGGTATCGGCTCGGCACCGAACAGCCACTTCATGCGGAAGGCTGCGGAATTCGGACGAGGCACCTTTACCTATGTCGGTAGTACGAACGACGTGAAGGCACAGATGGACAACATGCTCAGAAAGCTGGAACGGCCGGTGCTGACGGACGTCAGGGTGGATGGGCTGGACCCAGCGGATGAACTGTTCCCGCCGCGCATCCCCGATCTCTACGAAGGCGAACCGGTTGTCCTGGCGCTAAAGAGCAAGCGCTTGCCGGCTCTCTTGACCGTTCGAGGCTCGACCGGAACGAGTCAGTGGACCGCCTCGCTTACGCTGACAGACGCCCCCGCGCGCGAAGGACTCTCCATCCATTGGGCACGCCGCAAGATCGACTCCATCATGGACCGACAGCGGCAGGGCCTGGAAGATCCGGCTATCCGGCAAGCCGCCGTCGACGTGGCGCTGGCCCACCACCTGGTCAGCAAGTACACGAGCTTGGTTGCGGTGGACCACGAGCCGGTTCGTCCGACGGACAAGACGCTCGCCACTCATCCCATGAAGGTCAACCTGCCTGACGGACAAGACTATCAGGCAATCTTCGGATTGCCGCGAACCGCGACGCCCGGCCAGATGCAGATCCTCATCGGAATTGCATTGTTCGCACTGGCATGGTTCATAGGACGTTTGTGGCGACAGGCCGGCTGA
- a CDS encoding class GN sortase: MVHRTFVATGRLSRHHQLGGWTAVLIGCLVVAGSWQVGQGIWVYAKAGLAQHLLQRAWSRSLAGKEAVRPWPWADTWPVARLTVPSEQRDLIVLHGAYGRTLAFGPGYVESSASPGSAGTTILTGHRDTHFAFLKQLRPGELITIHTIDGHSRSYRVTQRRIADSRTDGIALTTDRSTLVLVTCYPFDTPIPGGPLRWVVVAEAEEAESQREGQV, translated from the coding sequence ATGGTTCATAGGACGTTTGTGGCGACAGGCCGGCTGAGTCGGCATCACCAGCTTGGTGGATGGACTGCGGTCTTGATCGGCTGTTTGGTCGTGGCCGGATCGTGGCAGGTGGGACAAGGAATCTGGGTCTATGCGAAGGCCGGGCTTGCGCAGCATCTGCTGCAGCGAGCCTGGTCTCGCAGCCTGGCCGGAAAGGAAGCGGTGCGGCCCTGGCCCTGGGCCGATACCTGGCCGGTCGCGCGGCTCACCGTTCCATCTGAACAGCGAGACCTGATCGTATTGCACGGCGCCTACGGGCGCACCCTCGCGTTCGGACCAGGCTACGTGGAATCCAGTGCGTCTCCCGGTTCAGCAGGCACCACCATTCTGACGGGACATCGGGATACCCACTTTGCATTCTTGAAACAACTCCGACCGGGCGAGCTGATCACGATTCACACGATTGACGGTCACAGCCGCTCCTATCGTGTGACGCAACGGCGGATCGCCGACAGTCGAACGGACGGCATTGCGCTCACGACCGATCGCTCGACTCTGGTCTTGGTGACCTGCTATCCGTTCGATACGCCGATACCGGGAGGGCCGTTGCGATGGGTTGTCGTGGCCGAAGCAGAGGAGGCAGAGTCGCAACGGGAGGGGCAAGTCTGA